The following coding sequences are from one Enterococcus sp. 4G2_DIV0659 window:
- a CDS encoding deoxyguanosinetriphosphate triphosphohydrolase, whose translation MMQWNRLVGTFRISSKSDKVWPNDKLSHKNYLLELSVAFNSDYRRVIKSDSFRRLQDKTQVFPLERNDFVRTRLTHSLEVAMHTRDLLIGVISKLNKKGIKIDELNESFRLLETAALIHDIGNPPFGHFGEEAIRIWFSKKGSLLPCWHLFTEQQKEDFLRFEGNAQTIRLLTKLHNDNGSSETGMNLTASTLDAVIKYTARADQVDKKDLLTKKVGYFYSEETVFKNIKFVTGTTGNRHPLVFLLEAADDIAYTFSDIEDAYNYGLYSYRKLKAFIDEKTGTDKFLINDGSEPAAIQTFLRDTQKKVYQSASKTFVDHYDDIMSGTFRGEIINEECDEVNCFHALKEFSYKHIFQTKTILDQEVLGFNIINRLLDEFIPVVLKYDKEPMNKYEERLFNNLPKSAEELYKRETEGCSDSEKEYYRLKMAVDFVCNMTDGYAKKLHDTLFNS comes from the coding sequence ATGATGCAGTGGAATCGATTGGTCGGAACGTTCAGAATTTCTTCAAAGAGTGATAAAGTTTGGCCTAATGATAAATTATCGCATAAAAATTATCTTTTGGAATTAAGTGTTGCTTTTAACAGTGACTATCGTCGGGTGATTAAGAGTGATTCTTTTAGGCGATTACAAGATAAGACACAAGTGTTTCCTTTAGAACGTAATGATTTTGTTCGTACCCGTTTAACTCATAGCTTGGAAGTTGCCATGCACACAAGAGATTTGTTAATAGGTGTCATTAGTAAATTAAATAAAAAAGGAATTAAAATTGACGAGCTAAATGAAAGCTTTCGTTTGTTGGAAACGGCCGCGCTTATTCATGATATTGGGAACCCGCCTTTTGGTCATTTTGGAGAAGAAGCGATTCGGATATGGTTTAGTAAAAAAGGATCATTACTTCCTTGTTGGCATTTATTTACAGAGCAGCAAAAAGAAGATTTTTTGAGATTTGAAGGAAATGCCCAAACGATTCGTTTATTAACGAAGCTTCATAATGATAATGGTTCTTCTGAAACAGGAATGAATTTGACGGCTTCTACGTTAGATGCAGTCATCAAATATACAGCTCGGGCTGATCAGGTGGACAAAAAAGATTTATTAACAAAGAAAGTTGGCTATTTTTATTCAGAAGAAACAGTGTTTAAAAATATCAAGTTTGTCACTGGAACAACTGGAAATCGACATCCTTTAGTATTTTTACTTGAAGCAGCTGACGATATTGCTTATACATTTTCAGATATTGAGGATGCGTATAATTATGGATTATATAGTTATCGAAAATTAAAAGCTTTTATTGACGAGAAAACAGGAACAGATAAGTTTTTAATCAATGATGGATCAGAGCCAGCAGCAATTCAAACGTTTTTACGAGACACACAAAAAAAGGTCTATCAAAGTGCAAGTAAGACCTTTGTTGATCATTATGATGATATTATGTCGGGAACATTTCGTGGTGAAATTATCAATGAAGAATGTGATGAGGTCAATTGTTTTCATGCGTTGAAAGAATTTTCGTATAAACATATTTTTCAAACAAAGACGATATTAGATCAAGAAGTTTTGGGCTTTAATATCATTAATCGCCTGTTAGATGAGTTTATCCCAGTTGTCTTAAAGTATGATAAAGAACCAATGAACAAATATGAAGAGCGTCTATTTAACAATTTGCCAAAGAGTGCAGAAGAATTATATAAGAGAGAAACAGAAGGGTGCTCAGACTCAGAAAAAGAGTACTATCGATTGAAAATGGCGGTTGATTTTGTATGTAATATGACAGATGGGTATGCGAAAAAATTGCATGATACATTGTTTAATAGTTAA